The proteins below come from a single Candidatus Fermentibacter sp. genomic window:
- a CDS encoding transcriptional repressor, protein MDGTLDCVGAGITPEAVLHGHGLRVTSLRRSVVSAFLAARGALSADDLMARVGFGSLSSIYRALEAMEAAGVLARCPVSGGVRRFCLAPGKSTGHNHFECLGCGRVTHFEMDLPEGCMDRALGRGFRVASASIHLSGTCRECARRAKG, encoded by the coding sequence ATGGACGGAACCCTCGATTGCGTCGGCGCCGGGATCACGCCCGAAGCCGTCCTTCACGGCCACGGCCTGCGTGTCACCTCCCTCAGGAGGTCGGTCGTGTCCGCCTTCCTGGCAGCCCGGGGCGCTCTCTCGGCGGATGATCTGATGGCGAGGGTGGGCTTCGGCAGCCTGTCGAGCATCTACAGGGCGCTCGAAGCCATGGAGGCTGCGGGTGTGCTCGCGAGGTGCCCCGTCTCCGGCGGCGTGAGGCGGTTCTGCCTCGCACCGGGCAAAAGCACGGGCCACAATCACTTCGAGTGCCTCGGATGCGGGAGGGTGACCCACTTCGAGATGGACCTGCCCGAGGGATGCATGGACCGCGCACTGGGAAGGGGTTTCAGGGTCGCCAGCGCCTCGATCCACCTGTCCGGCACCTGCCGCGAATGCGCGCGGAGGGCGAAGGGATGA